The following proteins come from a genomic window of Sphingobium cloacae:
- a CDS encoding AmpG family muropeptide MFS transporter, whose amino-acid sequence MTDIAQGTGNWLDAVKPYVEKAPLAALFLGISSGFPFAMIGANLASRLAQDGIDKKSVTAFSLVLLAYNLKWLWAWVIEGVKLPLLHRLGQRVSWMLLAGVLVMAAVVNLALVDPAADLMGTVRAAILLGIAGATFDIIIDGYRIEILKPEQLGIGAGMSQYGWRIGAAAAGALGLILAQHWDWTTAYIACSLFALPAMLAALVVGEPERHKEIASRKSGGELVQAIIGPFVDFFRRRGALLVLLFILVHKIGDTLANLTFRLLFNDLGYSNDEIAIYDVGVGFWALLAGIFVGGVLYARLGLKRSVFISLLLMAVSNFSFAALAAAGKSNIGMAGAIGFENFASGIGGVAVVAYFSALCDLRFTAAQYAMISAAASVVGRFLTGTTAGAMIERFGYVDFYLLTTALALPGIALFWLMMRAGLVETSVGSAATEEGDQPAA is encoded by the coding sequence ATGACGGACATCGCGCAGGGCACCGGAAACTGGCTGGACGCCGTGAAGCCCTATGTGGAAAAAGCGCCGCTGGCCGCGCTGTTCCTGGGCATTTCGTCTGGTTTCCCCTTTGCGATGATCGGCGCCAACCTGGCGTCCCGGCTGGCGCAGGACGGGATCGACAAGAAAAGCGTGACGGCGTTCAGCCTTGTCCTGCTGGCCTATAACCTCAAATGGCTGTGGGCCTGGGTGATAGAGGGCGTGAAGCTGCCCCTGCTGCACCGGCTGGGGCAGCGCGTGTCGTGGATGCTGCTGGCGGGCGTGCTGGTGATGGCGGCGGTCGTCAACCTCGCGCTGGTCGATCCGGCCGCCGACCTCATGGGCACGGTGCGGGCGGCGATATTGCTGGGGATCGCGGGCGCGACCTTCGACATCATCATCGACGGATACCGGATCGAGATATTGAAGCCCGAACAACTCGGCATCGGCGCAGGCATGTCGCAATATGGCTGGCGCATCGGCGCGGCGGCGGCGGGCGCGCTGGGCCTGATCCTCGCCCAGCATTGGGACTGGACCACGGCCTATATCGCCTGCTCGCTGTTCGCGCTGCCCGCGATGCTGGCCGCGCTGGTCGTCGGCGAGCCGGAACGGCACAAGGAGATCGCGTCGCGCAAGAGCGGCGGGGAACTGGTGCAGGCGATCATCGGCCCGTTCGTCGACTTCTTCAGGCGCAGGGGCGCGCTGCTGGTGCTGCTCTTCATCCTGGTCCACAAGATCGGCGACACGCTGGCGAACCTGACCTTCCGCCTGCTGTTCAACGACCTCGGCTACAGCAATGACGAGATCGCGATCTACGACGTGGGCGTGGGTTTCTGGGCGCTGCTGGCGGGGATTTTCGTGGGCGGCGTGCTCTATGCCCGGCTGGGATTGAAACGATCGGTGTTCATCAGCCTCCTCCTGATGGCCGTATCCAATTTCAGCTTCGCGGCGCTGGCGGCGGCGGGCAAGAGCAATATCGGCATGGCGGGCGCCATCGGCTTCGAGAATTTCGCGAGCGGCATCGGCGGCGTGGCGGTCGTCGCCTATTTCTCGGCCCTGTGCGACCTGCGCTTCACGGCGGCGCAATATGCGATGATCTCGGCGGCGGCGAGCGTCGTCGGGCGTTTCCTCACCGGCACGACCGCGGGCGCGATGATCGAACGGTTCGGCTATGTCGATTTCTACCTGCTGACGACCGCGCTGGCGCTGCCGGGCATCGCGCTCTTCTGGCTGATGATGCGGGCCGGGCTGGTCGAAACCAGCGTCGGCAGCGCAGCGACGGAGGAAGGCGATCAGCCCGCCGCGTAG
- a CDS encoding bifunctional folylpolyglutamate synthase/dihydrofolate synthase, with amino-acid sequence MADHAISDDPEVQAQLDRLATLSPGADILGLDRIARLLERLGDPHRALPPVFHVAGTNGKGSTCAFLRAALEADGKSVHVFTSPHLVRFNERIRVASELIGDAPLAHYLERVLDVAGGIGASFFEVTTAAAFLAFAEHPADAAIIEVGLGGRLDATNVIADPVACGIAQLGIDHQAFLGDSLKAIAAEKAGIAKSSAPLVTQRYPESLFPVMIDAAMRARTTWFAMGTDWDAAAYRDRLHYRDARGRIETPLPRLPGAHQVENAALAFAMLRHQQVVEVHEAALKAAPLWAHWPARLQRLERGPLLAPLPEEATVWLDGGHNAAAGQAISAFFTPERLEGQRLHLIIGMLANKDLEAWLAPFAGQISHIYVLPVKGHEHHAADRFAKVAALWDIGCSNHDSASEAITAIASGGDAAPKLLMAGSLYLAGEILRSNGQFPD; translated from the coding sequence ATGGCCGATCATGCCATTTCCGACGATCCGGAGGTCCAGGCGCAACTGGACCGGCTGGCGACCCTGTCGCCCGGCGCGGACATATTGGGCCTCGATCGCATCGCGCGGCTGCTGGAGCGGCTGGGCGATCCGCACCGGGCGCTGCCGCCGGTCTTTCATGTGGCGGGCACCAACGGCAAAGGGTCGACCTGCGCCTTCCTGCGCGCCGCGCTGGAGGCGGACGGCAAAAGCGTGCATGTCTTCACCTCGCCCCATCTGGTGCGCTTCAACGAGCGCATTCGCGTCGCGAGCGAGTTGATCGGCGATGCCCCGCTGGCCCATTATCTGGAGCGCGTCCTGGATGTCGCCGGGGGGATCGGGGCGAGCTTCTTCGAAGTCACCACGGCGGCGGCTTTCCTGGCCTTTGCCGAGCATCCCGCCGACGCCGCCATCATCGAAGTCGGGCTGGGCGGGCGGCTCGACGCCACCAATGTGATCGCCGATCCGGTCGCCTGCGGCATCGCCCAGCTCGGCATCGACCATCAGGCGTTCCTGGGCGACAGCCTGAAGGCCATCGCGGCGGAAAAGGCGGGCATCGCCAAATCCTCCGCGCCCCTCGTCACGCAGCGTTATCCCGAATCGCTGTTCCCGGTGATGATCGACGCCGCCATGCGCGCGCGCACGACATGGTTCGCCATGGGCACCGATTGGGACGCGGCGGCCTATCGCGACCGGCTTCATTATCGCGATGCGCGAGGGCGAATCGAAACGCCCCTGCCCCGCCTGCCCGGCGCGCATCAGGTGGAAAACGCCGCGCTCGCCTTCGCCATGCTGCGCCATCAACAGGTGGTGGAGGTGCATGAAGCCGCGTTGAAGGCCGCGCCGCTCTGGGCGCATTGGCCCGCGCGGCTGCAACGGCTGGAGCGGGGGCCGTTGCTCGCGCCCTTGCCGGAGGAGGCGACGGTCTGGCTCGACGGCGGCCATAATGCGGCGGCGGGCCAGGCGATCAGCGCCTTTTTCACGCCGGAGCGGCTGGAGGGGCAAAGGCTCCACCTCATCATCGGGATGCTCGCCAACAAAGATCTGGAAGCCTGGCTGGCGCCCTTTGCGGGACAAATCTCGCATATATACGTCCTGCCCGTGAAGGGGCACGAGCATCACGCCGCCGACCGCTTTGCGAAAGTGGCGGCGCTTTGGGACATCGGTTGCTCGAATCATGACAGCGCGAGCGAAGCCATCACCGCCATTGCATCGGGCGGGGATGCCGCGCCCAAGCTGCTGATGGCCGGCTCCCTTTATCTGGCCGGAGAAATTTTACGGTCGAATGGACAATTTCCCGACTGA
- a CDS encoding GFA family protein, whose product MATGGCQCGDIRYEVRGEPAHSALCHCTDCRRSSGAPMMGWTLFAETDVTVSGHPVRYRSSEDATRHFCGRCGTGLFYTNPAIFPDFIDIQTATLDDPSLFPPSAHIQYAEAVAWMGAAHDLPRFERFPEG is encoded by the coding sequence ATGGCCACCGGTGGTTGCCAGTGCGGCGACATTCGTTACGAAGTCCGGGGCGAGCCCGCGCACAGCGCGCTTTGCCATTGCACCGATTGCAGAAGGAGCAGCGGTGCGCCGATGATGGGCTGGACCCTGTTCGCCGAAACGGACGTGACCGTCAGCGGCCATCCGGTGCGATACCGGTCATCCGAGGACGCGACGCGGCATTTTTGCGGACGGTGCGGGACGGGACTATTCTATACCAATCCGGCGATCTTCCCCGACTTCATCGATATCCAGACCGCGACGCTGGACGATCCGTCGCTCTTTCCGCCCAGCGCGCATATCCAATATGCGGAGGCGGTGGCATGGATGGGCGCCGCCCATGATCTTCCCAGGTTCGAACGCTTTCCGGAAGGCTGA
- a CDS encoding DUF6628 family protein, whose amino-acid sequence MAYGESPSVDLPRPLPGGYGNRLFLFVMRRMASAGVNDAHAANAMLGAFGRSYRRPLVLMRAMMLELARASSRKIMVAPCCCARMTTDEALTMEAIGNALRHPHEAYEQVASLLGSDDALGALTCFQAVAQAHADLGRPLDLYAAG is encoded by the coding sequence ATGGCATATGGAGAGTCCCCGTCCGTCGACCTGCCCCGGCCGCTTCCGGGAGGATATGGCAACCGCCTGTTCCTCTTCGTGATGCGCCGGATGGCGAGCGCTGGGGTGAACGACGCCCATGCCGCCAATGCGATGCTGGGCGCGTTCGGGCGCAGCTATCGCCGTCCGCTGGTGCTGATGCGCGCGATGATGCTGGAACTGGCCCGCGCGTCGAGCCGCAAGATCATGGTCGCGCCCTGCTGCTGCGCGCGGATGACGACGGACGAGGCGCTGACCATGGAGGCGATCGGCAACGCCCTGCGCCATCCGCATGAAGCCTATGAGCAGGTCGCGTCCCTGCTGGGCAGCGACGACGCGCTGGGGGCGCTTACCTGCTTTCAGGCCGTGGCGCAGGCCCATGCGGATCTGGGCCGCCCGCTCGATCTCTACGCGGCGGGCTGA
- a CDS encoding lysophospholipid acyltransferase family protein, producing MLSNPFLFTLLRLLPTAMASWIGGWLSVTIARRTMKLRDRRARTNLALLRPELSKAAREAMLTRRWFNLGRTMAELANVDRLVTPRRIAVQDEAGYREALDSPRPMIFLTTHIGNWDLLAAHLKASCDRAPLGVYDPPTDPAQAKMLQRARKSYMGEAITGGGAARSIVRHLTSSDRAMLYILIDERRDMQVAFPRFGRDIGASGNLSIALRLARRSNARFLPFYLAREKGAHFRLHWHPPLDPAEMDDAALLDAIDAYLGKACIDHADQWLALHDMDLTRPIAQAM from the coding sequence ATGCTCTCAAACCCCTTTCTCTTCACCCTGTTGCGTTTGCTGCCCACGGCCATGGCCTCGTGGATCGGGGGGTGGCTGTCCGTGACCATCGCGCGCCGAACCATGAAACTGCGCGACCGTCGGGCGCGGACGAACCTCGCCCTGCTGCGCCCCGAGCTCAGCAAAGCCGCGCGCGAGGCGATGCTGACCCGCCGATGGTTCAATCTCGGCCGCACCATGGCGGAACTTGCCAATGTCGACCGGCTCGTCACGCCCCGCCGGATCGCGGTTCAGGATGAAGCCGGTTATCGGGAGGCGCTGGATTCCCCCCGTCCGATGATCTTCCTCACCACCCATATCGGCAATTGGGACCTGCTCGCCGCGCATTTGAAGGCGTCCTGCGACCGTGCCCCGCTGGGCGTCTACGATCCGCCCACCGATCCCGCTCAGGCGAAGATGCTGCAACGCGCCCGCAAAAGCTATATGGGCGAAGCCATCACCGGCGGCGGCGCGGCCCGCTCCATCGTGCGCCACCTGACGAGCAGCGACCGCGCGATGCTCTACATCCTGATCGACGAACGCCGCGACATGCAGGTGGCCTTCCCGCGCTTCGGACGCGACATCGGGGCGAGCGGCAATCTCTCCATCGCGCTGCGCCTCGCCCGCCGCAGCAATGCGCGTTTCCTGCCCTTCTATCTCGCGCGGGAGAAGGGCGCGCATTTCCGGCTGCACTGGCATCCGCCGCTCGACCCGGCCGAAATGGATGACGCCGCATTGCTGGATGCCATCGACGCCTATCTTGGAAAGGCGTGCATCGACCATGCCGACCAGTGGCTTGCGCTGCACGACATGGACCTCACGCGGCCCATCGCGCAGGCGATGTGA
- the trpA gene encoding tryptophan synthase subunit alpha: protein MTADRLPHRFAACKAQGRAALVTFVTAGDPHVAAMPAILDALVAGGADVIELGMPFTDPMADGPAIELANLRSLGSGTKTKDIFAIAADFRERHPDVPLVLMGYANPMLARGSAWFAEQCRAAGVDGVICVDVPPEEDAEIGPALRGAGVHMIRLATPTTDAARLPAVLDGASGFLYYVSVAGVTGKQQAAQAAVERAVARLKGATDLPVSVGFGIRTPEQAAAIGRVADGVVVGSAIVDIIGSHGDAAAPFVQECVAALRGALNAQSREPAA from the coding sequence ATGACCGCCGACCGCCTTCCCCATCGCTTCGCCGCCTGCAAGGCGCAGGGCCGCGCGGCGCTCGTCACCTTCGTCACGGCGGGCGACCCCCATGTCGCCGCCATGCCCGCCATCCTCGACGCGCTGGTCGCGGGCGGAGCGGACGTGATCGAACTGGGGATGCCCTTTACCGATCCGATGGCGGACGGCCCGGCGATCGAACTGGCGAACCTGCGCAGCCTGGGGTCCGGCACGAAGACCAAGGACATCTTCGCCATCGCCGCCGATTTCCGGGAACGTCATCCCGACGTGCCGCTGGTGCTGATGGGCTATGCCAATCCGATGCTGGCGCGCGGTTCGGCATGGTTCGCGGAGCAGTGCCGGGCGGCGGGCGTGGACGGCGTGATCTGCGTCGACGTGCCGCCGGAGGAAGATGCCGAGATCGGCCCCGCGCTGCGCGGCGCGGGCGTGCACATGATCCGCCTCGCCACGCCGACGACCGACGCGGCCCGCCTGCCCGCCGTGCTGGATGGCGCCAGCGGCTTCCTCTATTATGTCTCCGTCGCGGGCGTGACCGGCAAGCAGCAGGCCGCCCAGGCCGCCGTGGAGCGGGCCGTCGCCCGCCTCAAGGGCGCGACCGACCTGCCCGTTTCCGTGGGTTTCGGCATCAGGACGCCAGAACAGGCGGCCGCCATCGGGCGCGTGGCCGACGGCGTGGTGGTCGGATCGGCCATCGTCGACATCATCGGATCGCATGGGGACGCCGCCGCCCCCTTCGTCCAGGAATGCGTCGCCGCGCTGCGCGGCGCGCTCAACGCCCAGTCACGGGAGCCCGCCGCATGA
- the trpB gene encoding tryptophan synthase subunit beta, with protein MTIQNSLRSQPDASGHFGSFGGRYVAETLMPLILDLEKVYKEARQDPAFEAEFADLLKHYVGRPSPLYYAERLTEALRANAPQGKGAKIYLKREELNHTGAHKINNCIGQVLLARRMGKPRVIAETGAGQHGVATATVAARFGLQCTIFMGAKDVARQQPNVFRMKLLGAEVIPVTSGAQTLKDAMNEALRHWVANVHDTFYIIGTAAGPHPYPELVRDFQSVIGKETREQVIEAEGRLPDMLIAPVGGGSNAIGLFHPFLDDAEVAMIGVEAAGEGLDRKHAASLSGGSSGILHGNRTYLLQDEDGQITEAHSISAGLDYPGIGPEHSWLHEIGRVQYMPVTDDEALAAFQRLSALEGIIPALESAHAIAAAEQIAPTLDADKLMVVNLSGRGDKDIFTVAQALGVEI; from the coding sequence ATGACCATTCAGAACTCCCTCCGTTCCCAGCCTGACGCCAGCGGCCATTTCGGTTCCTTCGGCGGCCGCTATGTCGCCGAGACGCTGATGCCGCTGATCCTCGACCTGGAAAAAGTCTATAAGGAAGCCCGGCAGGACCCGGCGTTCGAGGCGGAGTTCGCCGACCTCCTCAAACATTATGTCGGCCGCCCCAGCCCGCTTTACTATGCCGAGCGCCTGACCGAGGCCCTTCGCGCAAACGCGCCGCAGGGCAAGGGCGCGAAAATCTATCTGAAGCGCGAAGAGCTGAACCACACGGGCGCACACAAGATCAACAACTGCATCGGGCAGGTGCTGCTCGCCCGGCGCATGGGCAAGCCGCGCGTCATCGCGGAGACCGGCGCGGGACAGCATGGCGTGGCGACGGCGACGGTGGCGGCGCGTTTCGGCCTGCAATGCACCATCTTCATGGGCGCGAAGGATGTGGCGCGGCAGCAGCCCAATGTGTTCCGCATGAAGCTGCTCGGCGCGGAAGTGATCCCCGTGACGTCCGGCGCGCAGACGCTCAAGGACGCGATGAACGAGGCGTTGCGGCATTGGGTCGCGAACGTCCACGACACTTTCTACATCATCGGCACGGCGGCGGGGCCGCATCCCTATCCCGAACTGGTGCGCGATTTCCAGTCGGTGATCGGCAAGGAAACCCGCGAACAAGTCATAGAAGCGGAAGGGCGTTTGCCGGACATGCTGATCGCCCCTGTAGGAGGCGGTTCCAACGCCATCGGGTTGTTCCATCCTTTCCTGGACGACGCGGAGGTCGCGATGATCGGCGTCGAGGCGGCGGGGGAAGGATTGGACAGGAAACATGCCGCCAGCCTTAGCGGCGGATCGTCCGGCATCCTGCACGGCAACCGCACCTATCTGCTCCAGGACGAGGACGGGCAGATCACGGAGGCGCACAGCATTTCGGCGGGGCTCGACTATCCCGGCATCGGGCCGGAGCATAGCTGGCTGCACGAAATAGGACGCGTCCAGTATATGCCCGTCACGGACGATGAAGCGCTGGCGGCTTTCCAGCGGCTTTCCGCGCTGGAGGGCATCATCCCGGCGCTGGAGTCGGCCCACGCCATCGCGGCGGCGGAGCAGATCGCGCCGACGCTGGATGCGGACAAGCTGATGGTCGTCAATCTTTCCGGCCGGGGAGACAAGGACATCTTCACCGTCGCGCAGGCCCTGGGGGTCGAGATATGA
- a CDS encoding pseudouridine synthase, protein MEPPRKSGPRRPARPGASGKPGEGRARTGSRPPRPVPGPGKPKAAATRAANPHPARAAASAGGKAEPQRIAKLLARAGVASRREVERMIAEGRIALDGEAVATPATLLSSLHGVTVDGVAVNQPAPTRLFLFHKPSGFLTTERDPRGRPTIYDKLPADLPRLMPVGRLDMTTEGLLLLTTDGEFKRQMELPATGVPRTYRARAFGDVSQNQLEDLFEGIEIDGIRYGRIEANLERRTGRNQWIEMTLTEGKNREVRRVLEHLGLQVSRLIRTSYGPFHLGELPSGAVEEVRQHDLVVFRKGLKGKKE, encoded by the coding sequence GTGGAGCCGCCCAGAAAATCAGGACCGCGCCGCCCTGCCCGCCCCGGCGCTTCCGGCAAGCCGGGCGAGGGCCGCGCGCGCACCGGATCGCGTCCGCCACGCCCGGTTCCGGGGCCGGGCAAGCCGAAGGCTGCGGCAACGCGCGCCGCCAATCCGCATCCGGCCCGCGCCGCCGCCAGCGCGGGAGGCAAGGCGGAGCCGCAGCGCATCGCCAAGCTTCTTGCCCGCGCGGGCGTCGCGTCCCGCCGCGAGGTCGAGCGGATGATCGCGGAAGGCCGCATCGCCCTTGATGGAGAGGCGGTTGCGACCCCCGCCACCTTGCTTTCTTCCCTGCATGGGGTGACGGTCGACGGCGTTGCGGTGAACCAGCCCGCGCCGACGCGCCTCTTCCTGTTCCACAAGCCGTCGGGTTTCCTGACGACCGAGCGCGACCCCAGGGGCCGCCCGACCATCTACGACAAGCTGCCCGCCGACCTGCCACGGCTGATGCCGGTCGGGCGGCTGGACATGACGACGGAGGGACTGCTGCTGCTCACCACCGATGGCGAGTTCAAGCGGCAGATGGAACTGCCCGCGACAGGCGTCCCGCGCACCTATCGCGCCCGGGCCTTCGGCGATGTCAGCCAGAACCAGTTGGAAGACCTGTTCGAGGGGATCGAGATAGACGGCATCCGCTATGGCCGGATCGAGGCCAATCTGGAACGCCGCACCGGCCGCAACCAGTGGATCGAAATGACCCTGACCGAGGGCAAGAACCGCGAAGTGCGGCGCGTCCTGGAGCATCTGGGGTTACAGGTGAGCCGCCTGATCCGCACCAGCTACGGCCCCTTTCATCTGGGCGAGCTTCCGTCCGGCGCGGTCGAGGAAGTGCGCCAGCATGACCTGGTCGTCTTTCGCAAGGGTTTGAAGGGGAAGAAGGAATAA
- the accD gene encoding acetyl-CoA carboxylase, carboxyltransferase subunit beta — MSWINRVRNAIPFIPKKETTAETLWHKCPACAEMVFIKEWEENLSVCPRCDHHGRIGPSERFEQILDAGFVLLPSPPVQEDPLKFRDSKRYPDRLKAARQTTGDQEALLNARGAIEDMPVVMGVQNFAFMGGSMGMGVGAAFIQGVNEAIGHKCPYVIFTAAGGARMQEGILSLMQMPRSTVAIRKLHAAGLPYIVVLTDPTTGGVTASYAMLGDVQISEPNALIGFAGQRVIESTIREKLPEGFQRAEYLLDHGMLDMVVHRRDLRETLARVITYLTPRAAA, encoded by the coding sequence ATGAGCTGGATCAACCGCGTCCGCAACGCCATCCCCTTCATCCCGAAGAAGGAAACCACCGCCGAGACGCTGTGGCACAAATGCCCGGCCTGCGCGGAGATGGTGTTCATCAAGGAGTGGGAGGAGAATCTCTCCGTCTGTCCGCGCTGCGACCATCATGGCCGCATCGGTCCGTCCGAGCGATTCGAGCAGATACTGGACGCGGGCTTCGTCCTGCTGCCCAGCCCGCCGGTGCAGGAAGATCCGCTCAAGTTCCGCGATTCCAAACGCTATCCCGACCGGCTCAAGGCGGCGCGCCAGACGACCGGCGATCAGGAAGCGCTCCTCAACGCGCGCGGGGCGATCGAGGATATGCCCGTCGTCATGGGCGTCCAGAATTTCGCCTTCATGGGCGGGTCCATGGGCATGGGCGTCGGCGCGGCCTTCATCCAGGGCGTCAACGAAGCCATCGGCCATAAATGCCCCTATGTGATCTTCACGGCCGCAGGCGGGGCGCGGATGCAGGAGGGCATATTGTCCCTGATGCAGATGCCGCGATCGACCGTCGCGATCCGGAAGCTGCACGCGGCGGGCCTGCCCTATATCGTCGTGCTGACCGATCCGACCACCGGCGGCGTCACCGCCAGCTATGCGATGCTGGGCGACGTGCAGATTTCCGAACCCAACGCCCTGATCGGCTTCGCGGGCCAGCGCGTCATCGAAAGCACCATCCGCGAAAAGCTGCCCGAAGGATTCCAGCGCGCCGAATATCTGCTGGATCACGGAATGCTCGACATGGTGGTGCATCGCCGGGATTTGCGCGAGACGCTGGCGCGGGTCATCACTTACCTGACGCCCCGCGCCGCCGCATAG
- a CDS encoding phosphoribosylanthranilate isomerase: protein MSRLAIKICGLSTPDTVGAAVRAGAAHLGFVHFPKSPRHVEAEHIRALAAPVPSHVGRVAVVVDPADETVAALAATGSLTALQLHGKETPERAAALRARFGIPVWKAISVKTGTDIAAAKAYAGAVDLLLFDAKTPDGAALPGGMGLRFDWNLLRGVAVPAPWGLSGGLSIDNVAEAVAITRAPLVDISSGVESGPGIKDVDKIIAFCKAAEPS, encoded by the coding sequence ATGTCCCGACTCGCGATCAAGATCTGCGGCCTTTCGACGCCGGACACGGTGGGCGCGGCCGTGCGGGCGGGGGCGGCGCATCTGGGCTTCGTCCACTTCCCCAAAAGCCCCCGTCATGTGGAAGCGGAGCATATCCGCGCATTGGCCGCCCCGGTCCCTTCGCATGTCGGGCGCGTGGCCGTGGTCGTCGATCCGGCGGACGAAACCGTCGCGGCGCTCGCGGCAACCGGCTCTCTCACCGCGCTGCAACTGCATGGCAAGGAAACGCCCGAACGCGCCGCCGCCCTGCGCGCGCGGTTCGGTATCCCGGTGTGGAAAGCCATTTCCGTCAAGACCGGCACCGACATCGCCGCCGCCAAGGCCTATGCGGGCGCGGTGGACCTGCTGCTCTTCGACGCCAAGACGCCGGATGGAGCCGCCCTCCCCGGCGGCATGGGCCTGCGTTTCGACTGGAACCTGCTGCGCGGTGTGGCCGTTCCCGCGCCATGGGGACTTTCCGGCGGCCTTTCCATCGACAATGTCGCGGAGGCCGTCGCGATCACCCGCGCGCCTCTGGTCGACATTTCTTCCGGCGTCGAAAGCGGGCCGGGCATCAAGGATGTGGACAAGATCATCGCCTTCTGCAAAGCGGCTGAACCATCATGA
- a CDS encoding response regulator — MFFGLVRDEKKAAARARAIRTVLVVEDEPLVAFDNERALSHAGYRIASTVDDYGQAIRVMDEGDVDLVIADVSLHGTRNGIDVARYARERGLPVLFVTGHCPIHASRLAVGCLAKPYHPRDLIGSIAVVDRMLRGRRATRLPPGLSLFTEAM, encoded by the coding sequence ATGTTTTTCGGGCTGGTCAGGGATGAAAAGAAGGCGGCGGCCCGGGCGCGCGCGATCCGCACGGTGCTGGTGGTGGAAGACGAGCCGCTCGTCGCCTTCGACAATGAACGCGCCCTTTCCCATGCCGGTTATCGCATCGCCTCCACGGTCGACGATTATGGCCAGGCCATCCGCGTTATGGACGAAGGCGATGTGGATCTCGTCATCGCCGACGTCAGCCTGCATGGGACACGAAACGGCATAGACGTCGCCCGATATGCGCGGGAAAGAGGATTGCCCGTCCTGTTCGTGACCGGCCATTGCCCCATCCACGCCAGCCGTCTGGCGGTCGGATGCCTCGCCAAGCCCTATCATCCGCGCGACCTGATCGGCTCCATCGCCGTGGTGGACCGGATGCTGCGTGGCCGCCGTGCGACCCGCCTGCCGCCGGGGCTCAGCCTCTTTACAGAGGCGATGTAG
- a CDS encoding Fe-S oxidoreductase, with the protein MRSIMLAGAAMMCFASAMPAATFAQDMPATNAPPAGAEAPPPSADPSAGQVPGQADPNAGQPTGSVPPSTDMQPAPPNAPADPSAPTGSASNPVTMGGNMTPPPTEAKDYPVCSKTVQDSCINPSEARKAKKANRKPR; encoded by the coding sequence ATGAGATCGATCATGCTGGCGGGTGCCGCCATGATGTGCTTCGCGAGCGCCATGCCCGCAGCGACCTTCGCGCAGGATATGCCGGCGACCAATGCGCCGCCGGCAGGCGCCGAAGCGCCCCCGCCGTCCGCGGACCCGTCAGCCGGTCAGGTGCCGGGGCAGGCCGATCCCAATGCCGGGCAGCCCACCGGTTCGGTCCCTCCCTCTACCGATATGCAGCCCGCGCCGCCCAATGCGCCCGCCGATCCGTCCGCGCCGACCGGCTCGGCCTCCAATCCCGTGACGATGGGGGGCAATATGACGCCGCCTCCCACCGAAGCGAAGGATTATCCCGTTTGCAGCAAGACGGTGCAGGATAGCTGCATCAACCCCAGCGAGGCGCGGAAAGCGAAGAAGGCCAACCGCAAGCCCCGCTGA
- the rsmD gene encoding 16S rRNA (guanine(966)-N(2))-methyltransferase RsmD produces MRIIAGQWRGRPLTAPKGDATRPTADRTRETLFSMLLSRLGSFEGLAVGDFFAGSGALGFEALSRGAASCLFVEQDRTAIDAIRANGERLGVRADIRPSSVLSLGPASRPLDLIFMDPPYQTGAGAVALDKLSRLGWTGPASWVSIETDRREDVEVKGFVIDTTRDVGKARLTILRPDDDKRTERA; encoded by the coding sequence ATGAGAATCATCGCAGGCCAATGGCGCGGCCGCCCCCTCACCGCCCCCAAGGGCGATGCCACCCGCCCCACGGCGGATCGTACGCGCGAAACGCTTTTCTCGATGCTGCTGAGCCGCCTTGGCTCCTTCGAGGGGCTGGCGGTCGGGGATTTCTTCGCGGGGTCGGGGGCGCTGGGTTTCGAGGCGCTGTCGCGCGGGGCGGCAAGCTGCCTCTTCGTGGAACAGGACCGGACGGCGATCGATGCGATCCGCGCCAATGGCGAGCGTCTGGGCGTAAGAGCCGACATCCGCCCAAGCAGCGTCCTTTCGCTCGGTCCGGCCAGCAGGCCGCTGGACCTCATCTTCATGGACCCGCCCTACCAGACCGGCGCGGGCGCGGTGGCGCTCGACAAGCTCAGCCGACTGGGCTGGACCGGCCCCGCCAGTTGGGTCAGCATCGAAACGGACCGGCGTGAAGATGTGGAGGTGAAGGGCTTCGTCATCGACACGACGCGCGACGTGGGCAAGGCGCGCCTGACGATCCTGCGCCCGGATGATGATAAGCGGACGGAAAGAGCATAA